The DNA segment CCCTTCAAAAATCATTCAAGCTACAACTCATTCTTCTACCTTAGAAACCTTAACCATAATTCACTGAACCTTCAACCTCACTCTCCCTCTCTTTCGATTAAATACAACCAAACACACCTCTCGATCTCGACCTCTCCCTCGTCGATGTCCGACGGCCGGCGAACCAGTGGTGCCGGCGCCGTTACGGTGGTGCCGGCGCCGTTACGGTGGTGTCGGCTACCACTCTCGGCCATAATCACAACCACGCTGGAGAAGAACAGCAATCGCCGGAAGACGCCGGAAAAAAAAACCGAAGTTACCGGAGCCGTACGAGGATCGACGGGAACTATTTCTTTTTCGTTTCGGTATATTTCTCACATTCCTGTTACTCACTGTTGGGATGTTTTATCTTCTCGATGATTTGTAGCGTTTAAATAAACTTATTATATATGTAACCAACTAAActgatatatgtttttttttctagaaGATGACGAtgacgtttttttttttattattcaaATAAAACTGTAACCAAACATCCCAAATCAAGGCGCATATCAGGTGGCTAGTGGTTATGTGAAACAAGCAAAGGGTCACGGGTTCGTTCCCGGATCCCTACACCATCAGTGTCATTGTTGCCTTATTTGGGTCTCTTCTCGTTCTTTTTTTGAGTAGTATAGAGATTCTGTTTATTGTTCTTTTGACATCAAACATGTAGTGATCatagtttttattattattattattattattattattattattattactattattattattttctactATATTCTAAATGCTTAGTTTATTTAAAATCCTTATAAACCATAAAGTTGATCTGTTGTTGTTTTCAAAACAAATTGACGAATGCAGTTTAGGGATGAGTTACTTCATATATGTACATACTTTTCTTACTATTAAAAGTTATTGACTCAAGTCATTTTGCCTTAATTATctaatttaatttatttaaagcatatttttaatttttaaacaaatattaaaCTTTAACTTAATTATTAACAATGATTAATGCGTGGTATTTTAAACGTCTAGGTTAACCGTTTCATCCATTTGGAATCCTTTTCCAAATATTTCTTCGCGCATTATTTTCAAGGAATCTCTAAACGCGACCACTCGTAATCTCGAGACTTCGGTTTTCCTTCATCCTAATCTCGtacactcgtcaacacttggataatcggaagacttagcaattatgtgagtatactcgtatttcccccttttacttttatcacttttggggtgcaacatgttttatctatcaacaaacttacacatgaacattttgcttaaacacatgaacattcctataacatgcttgtatacgtgatggcttgataatttaaacttgggtgaaacttatgtgttgaatttatcattaacttcgtacgagccaaaccgtgacatatgtagcgctataggattaacgacccgccctttatcatcggtaatgtcatgagcatattgcgtttccttggtttgatatgttagacacatgccatatttaaatgtttatcttgaatcacatgcttgctttgaggaattgtttaaaacttatcttttgttatgtacgtaccaaacttgtatactcgcctttgcttttgcattgaattgtattttaaacatgttacaggttgatgatgacgatgctatgaaaagaagtagcgttgatgcctagatacacatatagacgtttaggtttaatatgtcgtatcaattttgcttatgttatcATGTATTTCTTTTGAAGTTGTTGTTACTTGAGTTTATTTAATGTTGACAGTtgaaagttatgaaatgaaataggaattatttaattatcgtcacaaatagtgttatgatgtctcgagcaatcttcacacttcgtctcatcccgatgtttccgccattggttggggtgtgacagattggtatcagagccataactatagggaattaggaaaagtaggaatgctttaacctagtctatagttttagagatTTATTTGTACGTcttgcttgaaactacttgcatgctactctatttgcttttatttattcgcTTTGacgttttaaacatatatgtcGCTTGTGTGTTAATACCTGACATGCTATTCTTATGTGACAATACTTGTCTTATTATGTGTCGATACTTGATCTATTGACCTATTCTTTGTGTGTTATTCTCGACATGCCTTTTATGTGCTTATACTTGTTCGTTATTTCCTTTAACATACGCCTTTTTCCAaggcattttactcgattttGTTAAACACGAAAACACTCGTATTACGcaaacgagacgagtttaccaaaataggcatgaaacccacaatttggtaaacgactctcatcccGCCTGATTCAATTTTCGCACGAAATTCACCATttagttaggagtgaaatccacatcttaatggaaatttcaaatttaaattctagTGGACGCTGGTCAACGTGTCAAAATTTAATTGACCCAACGAGTGCCAACTATACTTAGGGTACGaagtcgtcaagttaggggtgaaacccgcaccttgttgactagtcccactccttgatttttataaattccgccaagtctcgaattgtCGATTGAATTGGAACATGTaataaccggaagggtaaatatcGTTAACCGAtgtgtcggcgagagtatttcacctattaggccaaagcatgctctcaaattcaaaagactcttcgaccactttggttagtcaacgttccgttttggaaccatccaaattttaatcgaacttacgctttattatttACGATATTTTATGATGAAATTCTCTCTTgacaattttgaaccattttgagatttcacttttgcgcatacatcatactattacttttcatacgGTTATACATCATTAGCATTCATAATTTCTCgtaattttatttacatttttttttgttactaCAAGTGGATATATATCaacaagataggagtgatttccttaccttgacgattaactttACTTCTTTTTCTtatcttacaacgacctcgccaatgggttaggggtgattcccttacctaagTGATCGTTACCGAAACTTTCTTTTAATAGATTATATTATGTaaacacgatcatgtttatatctaaatcgtttatcattagtcaaacctctaattatttcaaaatgcattCTTTATATAAACGAATTTCTTATCCTACAATCTAATTTCATATCACTCACACACACAAAATTCTTAACTTTTACCATAAACGCTCACTCATCGATTTTCCAAATTTCACGAAGTGCTACTTATCAACCTAGTCGGTCTAATAAATCCATGGCCCACAAAATTTCATATTTAACGTAATTATTGAAACACGCTCATCTCACTTCATTAAACTAGagatttttattttcaatttggAATCAAACCAATGTTTTCGCACACACCTATAAAATATTACAACTACAATTCAACATTTACTAAAACTTCTCTCAAAAgcaataaaacattttattaaaagatgcttttcaacaatcactaagttcataTACCAAATGCCTTTTCTATGGATCAACTTTTTCACAAGAATCTGTAAGTTTCAAAATTTCTAAtacaaagttacttaaaacgatgcaaacttattaatctctagaacttttcaaaacctcactcgatacgtcaattaaattcaaaacacgttggtaaggaaacttcataaggacTGACAAATTTTCAACTTGTGTAAAGTCCTTTAAAACCGTAATAGCATTTCCATTCGTTTACAAGGTACAacttgtgacaaccggtaatttccgAGTTTTAATTACGCGCATAACGAACATTAATACAATCATAAGTAGCGTAATTAGACGTAAATTAACTTAAATAGGCCCTTGGAAAGCCTAGGAGCGTCTACTTGATTCACGTTACGCGAACGGCTTAAACTAAATAAATATCTAAAGCGTGAAAACAatgaaattattattatttaggtGGGCGGCATCAGACAACTCGCGTATGAGGTATACACTCGCACATATCAAATACCCAACTAGTTTATGCAGTTATTTGCGAGACCTCAAAAATTAATTATCATATATAACTCCTACATAGAAAACCCGAACGTACACTATACATCTTAaatatgtgtgtatataaatGAACTTGTAACCTATACATATACACTTAGATTAATATATACACACTTAAATTGCCTACATTCATATAAAAAATGGAGATGTAGGTGAATTAATTAGATAAATGGAAGTAAAAAAAGgagatatataaaaaaaataccaACTCTTATGGCAGTGCACATCACGTGGCTTTGTCTCAAAATCATGTTTTCTTTTCTTGTTGGAATTGTCCAAGCATTTATGAGGTATGGTCAGTTATATGAAAAAAAATCTCTAAAACCTACTTTGACCATAAAAACTCCAACAACTCAAGAACTGGCATTTCAAAATTTCCAAAACTCAAAACTCAGACCCCTTCTTTCTCTGCTTACCTCCATCACCGGTGACCGAAGAGTTCCAGCTGGGCATCGACGTCTTTACCGGCAAACACCCCTCACCCCTTTCATCTTATACCGTGCCCTCTTTCTCTGTGTGTGTTCATGAACGGCCGGCCACCGGTGAAGCCGGTGGCGGTGCGGTGCGGTGACAACGACAGAAAACCGGCAGAGCCGGGGGTACCAATGCAACGCTCACGGCGGCGACGGTAGTGAAATTTCGCGCCGGCGACGACCGGAAAGCCGGAAACGGACGGCGGTGGTGGCACTTCTGCTCTGATAAAATTCCGGTGAGTTGTTTCATCTCATTATTTTCTTTATGTATTCTTTTCTGTTCCTCCTTTCCTCGGTCGATTGTTAATATTTCAGGCGGGGTGGAGCTTTCCGGTGACAATCGAAGAAGGACATGATGGTGTTAATGATGATGAAGTGGTGGTGTTGGCCGACGGCGGCGCTCACCGCCGGAGCCATGCCGTCTACGGCAGTGGCGGTAATGGTGGTGGTTTTGTTCACGTTTCAAGTTTGTGGGTTGGTTCAAGTTCAGTTAAGTGTCGGTTCGGGTGACATCTCGGgtctcggttcggttcggttcaacAAGACAGGCTACGGGTCAAACTTAGTCCACCTCGGGTCACGATACGGTTCGGGTCAGTCGCGGTCAACAGGTGAAAGCGGTCAACCCGGGTCAGACCCGGTCAACTCAGTTTCGGCTCAGTCAAGATTGGTCAAAAtaggtcaacaaaagtcaacggTCAAACTTGGTAAACGACAGTCAAAACAGTCAACTCAAAGGCCCGGTAACAAGATTTTAACGTCGCGAGATCATTATATTTCGTTATTTTTAGATTTTAGATTACGCGAACCGAGCTCGAACCCCCGTAACATAGTTTATACATTAGTGATTATTTACGCTTTTACATTTAACGaaaattttagatatatattgtTTGTTGAATAcattgttgaattttgacaaaataacgacaactttttattgtcgggttattccaaaaacagaggaaactctgcccgattttcgttaaaaaaaataaaacttggtTTACGAAACGTATATTGTCATAAAAACGACACTTGTTGAAAAATCCgagtttttattataaaatacATATACGGATATATTTATTGTGGGTGACTTATTACTTAACGAAACTTGAGGATttctataaaataaatatgatcAATTATATTTACTTCCAACGTTTAGAAACATCGAAACCCAATTACCTATACAAAATGAATATGATTATTTATATTTCAAAACATTGATAATTCAAATACTTTCGAATAtctttacaaaataaatataacgGTTTATATTTATCTTAAACGTCGACTTTAAACTTCTAAAGaactaaatataatttttatatttatttcgaacgttTAGTATTCGGAAATCTTATGAAGTAAACATAGTTATTTATATTACTTTCAATTATTTAGAGTCTGAATATTCTTATAAGACGACCAACACGACATCGCAGgtatatatttatatttggatacatataaatatatatcttaatcactcaaaaactaagtcgatctcgagacttagttttatcctgattataaacgggatcaactAACAATAATTTGGTTATTTTAAACCAAAATAATGACACCTTtatagaatcgtttagttaacgattcggtagagctcggacacgtagtttaactacgttgtttaattagaaacttataattattccttgattaggaatgctctagttgcacgctagcgagttcacattcttggaatgacactacggaatcacgctaggctagctttgcacaggaatgtcaaggtgagttcataacccccactttttactgttttacatttttataaatgttttcgggggtggaaagacatgcaagttttgcaaaaataaacaacttttcgttgaacgaaaactcatatttctaaaccatattgcgaatggatttcaaggaactcaaatggtttacgaacggtttatactaaacataccggtcttacaaaacaaacgcgtatttcacaaacgtgcatgattttcatgactagtgacaggaatgtcctagttactacaacgggactgggttgttctgcgtacgaacaacgagacaacccaatgggtttatgtccccctttttcttttgaaatacatattaactagggtatgattaagctatggaatgaactcttggatcacgtgcgaataggcgctaactttggcaccattaatccttttaaggaccacggaacagggggtagatctatcgggtacgggcgagccccactcacgatccttgtgcggccacttagagtgcttttgtgtccctgtcgaagtgaatcgacacttaaatcgtctaccgggttgagtgcttcctatgtcggcacacatattaatgtcttagctacacattaatgatcaacatgttcatagacgcattacatacctacttataaactgaactttcaaatgtttttaagattcatttgatgtaaactcacaaatacatggatttacaaactttgataatgttttcaacttatgtacaagtaagaggacgagttggtcctgcttacaaagactctcgtgggcaagactcacaactttcatatatcatgccgagaaaatgattttactatgctttctccacaacttttaaaccggttatcaaaaagatttatttcaaatcttttcaaaacaaactatgaactcgctcaactttatgttgactttttcacatgtttctttctcaggttacattttcaaaactgtggaacggttggaataggagaacccatggaaattcgagtacttagcaggcgttcaatttctagaagtcGTAGCTTTtcgcttccgctgtgcaatgaagataccggtccagtcacgccatgctctgatatttcggggtgtgacaggttggtatcagagctataggtttcagcgaattaggtttctgtgtagagatacctaggctttaacctcactttcCCTCTGGGGACTTAGATTTTTAAGACATTGAATACGTATTGAACGCATAGGattcgaatatgggttccaaccgttgccaagAACAATGAGTCAACTGTTTTGATTTTAAACATATACAAATGTTGTGTCGATACACAGTACATGAAACAATTACACACATAAAGCAAGACAGTGAGAGTTGTGGTAACACACATTTAGGACCTCTGGAAAACTTATGTCGAAattcattaaaggtcctcacgTAGGAACTATGACTATTAACTCGGGCAAACGCCATCATATTATGTAGTCTATGCTATTTCacttacccgagcaggtaacctacgcggaACAAAACGCTAGTGCACAAGGATACATGAAACTCAAATTATACGTCAATGGATGTCGGAGCACATCACATTCTACGCAGAACGAAACGCCAGTGCACAagtatacatgaaacttaaactacACGTCAGCGGACGTCaaagtatatcacacacgactttcgagacAAGGCCTTGGGAAAACATGATTGGGCACGATAGCAACGATGCTAATCCCGACAGCGGGAGAACTTCCAACTACAATGCAGCACTTTGCCACGTGATCATGCAAACGACACGAttctcgctgaggtacgttagaacaagatttcacaacggCCGGTACTTAGTCTAAAAGAGACTCACAGTtgttggcgctgcaaaagaagtcacagtTCTTCACGTCCCCCTATTTCATTTATGGCAATTACGcaatgttcgacattccatggtaatgtcacttaacaaaagttatcacacgaaattccaggtaaagtcctcaaaattcttttgttgaaattccgacatttgcatatagtgagtagGTTTTGgtatttctactccccctaatgatCCTTGCATCCCGAAAATTTTCTTTCATAATAGCGAATACTCATTTGCTTCATTCTTGACgaattcatatgttacacatgcgttATTTGTTAAGCATGTGGCTTCACTtgaaattgttgctttatcaagttcaaatattatttcggTATCTTCACTCCTTGCATTGTGATCTAGCTAAACCACATTATTGCATAATGTTGACtccttgatatcgagtcaacgaaaCTTGTTGAAACTCCTTTCCTTTTCaagctacatacatggtttttcgttgtaaccatgtcAAAAATTTTCGTGTTGATACATGCATTCCTTGTTGTAATGTGACTAAatcaagttcaattgtttgaacttgctcacaatatatattcgattcaagattccatatgatggattgaggccatcatatttgAAATAATcctaacaagcacttcatttgctttgaaccataacaggcttgtttggtctttgacttcattgaatcgtttctttgatcacgatcaccttgtggtggcgttttttcacaagtttgaagcttgcgctaatctcgttgctcacctcatgtacagatttaattatttatttatttgtttattgatattaaatccgctttgttgatttatcatattaaaacaatcttaacacactcgtgtgttaagataatggtacacaaatttatgtcatatttcggtgtacctctttAACGGTTCTTTCAGTATCGATCGAACATCttgtgatattcattgctttccatcttcgatcgaaaacattatttatttgcttcattttcaattgaaaatcctatgagatttgtttgaaacaaacattcggatttacttcattGAACCTTTCATCTGATTTCAAAgacggtgaacttgttcggtcaccgctattgtTGAATTATTttattcactacgacaccttgtggcgtcagtataaacttgtagcttgtgctaatcatgaaCAAGCATTTCATGCGAAACTATGTATGCCTCTTGTTTAACAAATCATTTAAAtagtcttaatacaactatgtattaagacgatgatacaccaggttcggttgtatttcagtttggtgtatccttgcaattcgATAATGTCAACACattgattttattcatttaacGGTTCGATTGATGAACATTTTCATGTCTCTATGTCAAACGAAtttgttgaattcgagtttcattcatacaacaaccaacgcaagtttccgttggtagtgaattctattgtttcaaaaattgatttgaagTTTGTGAGCGTTCATTTGGAACTCTATTGGCCGaaattcctcttttgttgaaccccGTATACTTGGTTGCATGGGTGATAGTATCACTACGCTTTGTTCATTTGACCTCGATTTCTggaacaaactcagttgaaccgttgggttcttattgatgc comes from the Helianthus annuus cultivar XRQ/B chromosome 4, HanXRQr2.0-SUNRISE, whole genome shotgun sequence genome and includes:
- the LOC110936262 gene encoding uncharacterized protein LOC110936262 — its product is MMVLMMMKWWCWPTAALTAGAMPSTAVAVMVVVLFTFQVCGLVQVQLSVGSGDISGLGSVRFNKTGYGSNLVHLGSRYGSGQSRSTGESGQPGSDPVNSVSAQSRLVKIGQQKSTVKLGKRQSKQSTQRPGML